Part of the Amycolatopsis sp. 195334CR genome is shown below.
CCGAGTTCAGATCGAGCTTCTGGGAATCGCGCGCGATTCGCCAGAGCGCGGCACCATCTGCCTTGGTCGGGGATTCGATCAAGTGCTTTCCGGACATGTCAAACGAACTTAACAGAATCGCAAAGGGGGCTCAGCCCGAACGAACTAGTGCAGGTGCCCTACCAGGGCAGACACAGAAAACCCTGTGAGTATGGCAACAGTAACGTAGGATCGGCCGATTCCGTCGCCTATAATGCCGCAGCCAATCGATACCGCTTCGTGACGAAGCGGTCTCACTTCGGACACGGTAGTGGTCACGCTCACCAGATGCATCCCAAAGTGCACGTTTGGCCTAAGCATACGTTGGGTACTCCGGTACTTTTCCCAGCCGGAGGAGCCTACTCCCCGACCTCGCCATCGGCGAACTCCCGCAGCACGTCGAGGTGCCCGACGTGCCTCGCGGTCTCCTGGATCAGGTGGGTGAGCACCCACCGAACGGTCTTGTCCTCGCCCGGTCGTCGCACCGCGTCATCAGCGGTCAAACCGGCCAGCGCCTCGCGCGAGATCCGCCATTCCTCCTGGTAGGCGGCCACCAGCTCGGCCGGCGTCCCCGTCCTGCCCAGGCGGAACAGGTAGTCGTGGTCGCCGGTGTCGCCCCAGAGGTCTGGCCGGTCGCTGCCGCCACCGACGATGGTCAGCCACCACCGCTCGACCGCGGTCAGGTGGCGGAGGACGCCGAGCGCGTTCATCTCCGGCGACGCCGGGAACGGGCAGCCCGCGGCCTCGGCCCGGCTCAGCCCGGCGACCTTGTTGACCGCCGTCGCGCGCAGGAAGTCGAGGAAGCCCCAGAGCAGCGTCAGCTCGTCGCCCGCCCGGGTTTCCGGCCAGTACCGGGCCACCGATTCCGCCATTTCTCCCGAACTGGAGTTCGACATGCGGAAAAGGTATCAGGCGGCGAAGTGCTCCAGCAGCAGAACCTGCGCCTCACCGACGGCGAACCCGAGCAGCGCGCCGGTGGCGATCAGGATCCATTCGTCCTGCTGGAAGGCCGGCCGGAGCAGGCCCTCGAACTCGGCGGGCGGCAGTTCCTTCATCTTGGTGACCAGCAGGTTCCGGATGTCCATCGCGTCTTCGGCGTAGTCCTCGATGTAGGT
Proteins encoded:
- a CDS encoding DinB family protein, whose amino-acid sequence is MSNSSSGEMAESVARYWPETRAGDELTLLWGFLDFLRATAVNKVAGLSRAEAAGCPFPASPEMNALGVLRHLTAVERWWLTIVGGGSDRPDLWGDTGDHDYLFRLGRTGTPAELVAAYQEEWRISREALAGLTADDAVRRPGEDKTVRWVLTHLIQETARHVGHLDVLREFADGEVGE